CACGACAATCAGTCCCGAAAGCGCCCAGGGTTGAAGTGTGCCGGGCCGTAGCCATAGGTTGAGTGCATGTTGCCAAAAGATGAATTGCTTGCCCGCGTTGAGAACCGCGACAGTGCTGCCCGCATTATTGACCAAGCGGAGCAGGCCCTGCGGACGTGGGAGGTTGTGATGACCGATTTTCTGTCGCCGCCAGAATGGCTGGAGGTGCAGACCATGTTTCGGCCGCTCACCGAAGTGCAGGTAGTCGCTTGGGGTGGCTATCCTCAAGCAGAGCGCTGTCGAGCCGCGATCGCTCGTTCAGACCTGCCCTTAGACCAGGATCAGGTTGAACTAGCTGCCCTCGACATTGCTGGCAATTTTTTGTTCGATGCCGCCAGCCATCGGGACTTTTTGGGTGCCCTTCTCGGGACGGGCATTGTGCGCGGCAAGGTGGGCGATATTGTGGTGCTGGGCGAACGGGGGGCACAAGCGATCGTCGCGCCAGATTTAGTTGAATTTTTGGAAATGAGCCTCACCCAGGTGCGATCGGTGCCGGTGAAAACGCGGCGAATTGAGCTGAGCGACCTGAAGGTGCGGGAGCCTCGGAAAAAAGAGATGACTACTGTGGAAGCTTCTATGCGCCTGGATGCGATCGCCTCTGCGGGCTTTGGCATGTCTCGCAGCAAGATGGTGGATCTGATTAGCGCTGGAGATGTGCGGGTCAATTGGCGAGACGTGACCCAGTCTAGCTATCAAATTAAATCTGGAGACCTAGTCGCCATTCGTGGCAAGGGACGGCTAGAGATTGGCGAAGTGGCGGTGACCAAAAAGGAACGGTATCGCATTCAGCTTACCCGCTTGGTCTAAGTGGTGGTCTTCGTCGGAGAACCGATGGACATCTATGCAGATGGAAACCAACTATCTTGACGAAACATGGTAGGGCGGGCAATGCCCACCCTACTAGAGCTCATTCAGGTTTGACAGCCGCTAGGAGCGTTGGTTTATTCGTAAATCCAAGGCTTGATCGTGGGTTCCCAGTTGGCTAGCTCGCCATCTTTAAACCACAGAGCAATTTCGGTCTGAGCCGTCTCGATCGCATCCGATCCGTGGATGATGTTCCGTCCAATGCTGACCCCAAAGTCACCGCGAATGGTGCCAGGTTCGGCCGTGAGCGGATTGGTTGCGCCAATGAGCTTACGGGCAGAGGCGACTACACCATCTCCTTCCCACACCATAGCGACCACGGGAGCCGAGGTGATGAACTCGACCAAACCAGGAAAGAAGGGACGTTCCCGGTGTACACCGTAGTGCTCTTCAGCTAGCTCACGGGTCACCATCATAAATTTCATGCCCACCAAGGTGAACCCCTTGGTTTCAAAGCGGCTCACGATTTCA
This window of the Candidatus Obscuribacterales bacterium genome carries:
- the ndk gene encoding nucleoside-diphosphate kinase, with amino-acid sequence MERTFIAIKPDGVQRGLIGEIVSRFETKGFTLVGMKFMMVTRELAEEHYGVHRERPFFPGLVEFITSAPVVAMVWEGDGVVASARKLIGATNPLTAEPGTIRGDFGVSIGRNIIHGSDAIETAQTEIALWFKDGELANWEPTIKPWIYE
- a CDS encoding photosystem II S4 domain protein yields the protein MLPKDELLARVENRDSAARIIDQAEQALRTWEVVMTDFLSPPEWLEVQTMFRPLTEVQVVAWGGYPQAERCRAAIARSDLPLDQDQVELAALDIAGNFLFDAASHRDFLGALLGTGIVRGKVGDIVVLGERGAQAIVAPDLVEFLEMSLTQVRSVPVKTRRIELSDLKVREPRKKEMTTVEASMRLDAIASAGFGMSRSKMVDLISAGDVRVNWRDVTQSSYQIKSGDLVAIRGKGRLEIGEVAVTKKERYRIQLTRLV